The following coding sequences are from one Kogia breviceps isolate mKogBre1 chromosome X, mKogBre1 haplotype 1, whole genome shotgun sequence window:
- the KLHL34 gene encoding kelch-like protein 34 translates to MSYFLSYCKAHGGALLTGYQALRAEGFLCDVTLEAEGSEFPAHRSLLACSSDYFRALFKSHTRESRAPVIHLHVPSAAGLQRLLDFIYTAWLPLSMDTVEDTLEAASYLQVTEALGLCGRYLERQLAPENCCFAANVAARFGLVHTLGAAERCIVSHLRELLVRGAGPAGLLELNPASLRAVLGAPDVARVPEAQLLGLALAWLRQEPEAERLAHCAALLERVRFGLVPTDVLRRVYSGSGLTLPSRVKGLIIQALNYHMSPSRQPLMQGEQTSVRSPQTRILLVGGCRGREVVTEEVVAPRRAAMGRGAAAEPEEEEEEEEEQVEEEEEWELTQDVVAFDVYNHRWRRLTRLPAPLLGHSVCAAGNFLFVLGGESPSGGGSSPTENGLRAVTAQVHRYDPRFHAWTTVPAMREARAYFWCGAVGEGLLAVGGLGAGGEALASVEMYDLRRDRWTAAGTLPRALHGHAGAVGNGGVAYISGGKAGRGEGGASSLRDVFSLGPGEQAWSKRAPMGTARFGHHMAALRGALFAFLGRYEPFSEIERYDPGTDQWTRLRPLPYDRFCYGLAVVEETVLLLGGLKWRDSRQVPTRNVVGYDLDLDRWEDTGCALPWAWSGLQCAVLQLAEGGDEEREGEPGEAPDLVLGLMGQ, encoded by the coding sequence ATGAGTTACTTCCTGTCTTACTGCAAAGCTCATGGCGGCGCGCTGCTTACCGGCTACCAGGCCCTGCGCGCTGAGGGCTTCCTGTGCGACGTGACTCTGGAGGCCGAGGGCAGCGAGTTCCCCGCGCACAGGTCGCTCCTCGCGTGTTCCAGCGACTACTTCAGGGCCCTGTTCAAGAGCCACACCCGGGAATCCCGGGCGCCCGTGATCCACCTGCATGTGCCGTCGGCGGCCGGCCTGCAGCGCCTGCTGGACTTCATCTACACTGCCTGGCTGCCGCTCTCTATGGACACCGTGGAGGACACGCTGGAGGCCGCCAGCTACCTGCAGGTCACCGAGGCCCTGGGGCTGTGCGGCCGCTACCTGGAGCGCCAGCTAGCCCCTGAGAACTGCTGCTTCGCCGCCAACGTGGCGGCGCGCTTCGGCCTGGTGCACACGCTGGGCGCGGCCGAGCGCTGCATTGTGAGCCACCTGCGGGAGCTGCTGGTGCGGGGGGCGGGCCCCGCCGGGCTGCTGGAGCTCAACCCCGCGTCGCTGAGGGCCGTGCTGGGTGCCCCTGACGTGGCGCGCGTGCCCGAGGCCCAGCTGCTGGGCCTGGCCCTGGCCTGGCTGCGGCAGGAGCCCGAGGCCGAACGGCTGGCCCACTGCGCCGCGCTGCTCGAGCGCGTTCGCTTCGGCCTGGTGCCCACCGACGTGCTGCGGCGCGTGTACTCGGGCTCCGGCCTCACCCTGCCCTCCCGGGTCAAGGGCCTCATCATCCAGGCCCTCAACTACCACATGTCGCCCTCCCGCCAGCCGCTCATGCAGGGCGAGCAGACCAGCGTCCGGAGCCCCCAAACCCGCATCTTGTTGGTCGGGGGGTGCAGGGGGCGGGAGGTGGTGACAGAGGAGGTCGTGGCCCCCCGGCGGGCGGCCATGGGGAGGGGCGCCGCGGCGGagcccgaggaggaggaggaggaggaagaggagcaggtggaggaggaggaggagtgggagcTTACCCAGGACGTGGTGGCCTTTGACGTGTACAACCACCGCTGGCGCAGACTCACGCGGCTGCCCGCTCCGCTACTGGGGCACAGCGTGTGCGCCGCGGGCAACTTCCTGTTCGTCCTCGGCGGGGAGAGCCCGTCGGGCGGCGGCTCCTCCCCCACAGAAAATGGCCTGCGGGCGGTCACGGCCCAAGTGCACCGTTATGACCCGCGCTTCCACGCTTGGACGACTGTGCCCGCTATGCGGGAAGCGCGGGCCTATTTCTGGTGCGGCGCCGTGGGCGAGGGGCTCCTGGCCGTCGGGGGCCTGGGCGCGGGCGGCGAAGCGCTGGCTTCAGTGGAGATGTACGACCTGCGCCGGGACCGCTGGACGGCGGCCGGGACGCTGCCGCGGGCCCTGCACGGCCACGCGGGGGCCGTCGGGAACGGCGGCGTCGCGTACATCTCCGGGGGCAAGGCGGGGAGAGGCGAGGGCGGCGCGAGCAGCCTCCGGGACGTGTTCTCCCTGGGCCCCGGGGAGCAGGCGTGGAGCAAGAGGGCGCCCATGGGCACGGCCCGCTTCGGGCACCACATGGCCGCACTGCGCGGCGCGCTGTTCGCCTTTCTGGGGCGCTACGAGCCCTTCTCCGAAATCGAGCGCTACGACCCCGGCACCGACCAGTGGACTCGGCTGCGGCCGCTACCGTACGACCGCTTCTGCTATGGGCTGGCCGTGGTGGAGGAGACGGTGTTGCTGCTGGGCGGCCTGAAGTGGCGGGACTCACGCCAGGTGCCTACCCGCAACGTGGTGGGTTATGACCTCGACCTGGACCGCTGGGAGGACACTGGCTGCGCGCTGCCTTGGGCCTGGAGCGGCCTGCAGTGCGCGGTGCTGCAGCTGGCCGAGGGTGGGGacgaggagagggagggagagcccGGTGAGGCGCCAGATTTAGTGCTGGGCTTAATGGGTCAGTGA